A single window of Leptospira wolffii serovar Khorat str. Khorat-H2 DNA harbors:
- a CDS encoding SPFH domain-containing protein, with amino-acid sequence MALIDVIKYEGSPGEIVWKFPRTDISTFGQLVVNESQEAIFFKEGKALDVFGPGTHTLKTGNVPILEKLVNLPFGGQTPFTAEVVYVNKSLIQLKWGTPAPVQVEDPKYTITLGLRANGTYNIKIVDSKSFAVGVVGARGAYTQDQVDNFLRPMIVTRLSDFLAEVVLKSGEPITRLSQHLEEASSAGKTKIQPDFAKYGIEVVDFFVQSVNFDQNDPNFQKIQKVLTDKFEIDTLGGMYQQKRMLDIGEAAASNEGGNAGQGLSAGLGLGMGVNMGNLMSGMMGQNNPTAGNGQSDATARLAKLKGLLDQGLISQEEFDAKKKDILNSI; translated from the coding sequence ATGGCATTAATAGACGTAATCAAATACGAAGGAAGTCCCGGAGAAATCGTTTGGAAATTTCCACGAACCGATATCAGCACCTTCGGACAACTCGTAGTCAACGAAAGCCAGGAAGCTATATTCTTCAAAGAAGGAAAAGCCTTGGATGTCTTCGGCCCGGGAACTCATACCTTAAAAACGGGTAACGTTCCTATCTTAGAAAAACTAGTGAATCTCCCCTTCGGAGGACAAACTCCTTTCACCGCCGAAGTCGTTTATGTAAACAAATCCTTGATCCAATTGAAATGGGGAACTCCGGCCCCGGTCCAAGTGGAAGATCCAAAATATACGATCACCTTGGGATTGAGAGCTAACGGTACTTATAATATCAAGATCGTAGATTCGAAATCTTTCGCAGTCGGAGTGGTCGGCGCCAGAGGAGCTTACACTCAGGACCAGGTGGATAATTTCCTAAGGCCTATGATCGTCACAAGGCTTAGCGATTTTCTCGCCGAAGTCGTTCTCAAATCCGGTGAACCGATCACTCGCTTAAGCCAGCACTTAGAGGAAGCTTCTTCGGCAGGTAAGACCAAGATTCAACCCGATTTTGCAAAATACGGAATCGAGGTTGTGGATTTCTTCGTTCAATCGGTGAATTTCGATCAGAACGATCCGAACTTCCAAAAGATCCAAAAGGTACTTACCGATAAATTCGAAATCGATACGCTCGGCGGGATGTACCAACAAAAGAGAATGTTGGATATCGGAGAAGCGGCCGCAAGCAACGAAGGCGGCAATGCAGGCCAAGGACTTTCCGCGGGCTTAGGCCTCGGAATGGGAGTGAATATGGGTAACCTCATGTCGGGTATGATGGGCCAGAATAACCCGACTGCTGGGAACGGTCAAAGCGACGCGACAGCGAGACTTGCCAAGCTTAAGGGGCTATTGGACCAAGGCCTGATTTCCCAAGAAGAATTTGATGCCAAAAAAAAGGACATTCTAAACTCTATCTAA
- the lepB gene encoding signal peptidase I, whose protein sequence is MQILDKLRTPIFRWIRLSYPVVLAVGLILYLRIFVIQFYLISGTSMLPNYKESDWVLVKKWGFPAQLGPWVLTFLDPEVERFDVLVLDGIGAELSLKRVVGLPGDFFRFSEGRILINDSSLEEPFVNSGYKTQAPSMSVLPVVSVSGNINIGDSGRIPPGYILVLGDNREFSTDSRNYGLVPFRKLRGKVIASF, encoded by the coding sequence ATGCAGATTTTGGATAAGCTAAGGACACCGATCTTTCGTTGGATACGGTTGAGTTATCCGGTCGTTTTGGCCGTTGGGTTGATCCTATACCTTCGCATTTTTGTTATACAGTTTTATCTCATTAGCGGAACGAGCATGCTTCCTAACTATAAGGAAAGCGATTGGGTACTCGTAAAAAAATGGGGTTTTCCCGCGCAACTGGGTCCCTGGGTCCTAACCTTCTTGGATCCGGAGGTGGAAAGATTCGACGTTTTAGTCTTGGACGGCATCGGAGCCGAGTTGAGTTTGAAAAGAGTCGTGGGTCTTCCCGGAGATTTCTTTCGATTTTCCGAAGGAAGAATTCTTATCAACGATTCCTCCTTGGAGGAGCCTTTCGTTAACTCGGGTTACAAGACCCAGGCCCCTTCCATGTCCGTTCTCCCTGTCGTTAGCGTCTCCGGAAATATTAATATAGGGGACTCGGGTCGTATTCCTCCCGGTTATATCCTTGTACTCGGAGACAATAGGGAATTCTCCACGGATTCTAGGAATTACGGATTGGTTCCTTTTCGCAAACTCCGCGGAAAGGTGATCGCCAGTTTTTAA
- a CDS encoding acyltransferase family protein, giving the protein MKTYLLSIFEKKKGEIDALNGIRAIGILMVMTYHLWVSKKQMMSPMPDILLWFIRNQLMIVDVFFVLGGFLSYYGVLSSYAKEGAFPYRKFLVNRSLRILPAYYFALAFSYFYARNQIMGLASNPNPSPELLTLIAKGQAALGYIWSDVLFVSNYFPRVMDVGWYVSMEQQCYLVLVALGPFFLFNKTLRTRVVILTVLYFIPLVCRFVEYSHGTMDYFATFYTQNRFDSLVAGMLLAEYVVWRKNKGPLTKSEYYTFFALGTLLLGLSYTFDWDHWIRPTLTTNFYNLGIAVLILLGIQDYGIVKKVLGSVIFRPIARVSFTAYLWNIPLMGIATRWALRGETVITPWVLPKFYIVCFGFTFLVSWIIFLAIEQPILWWRDRPKSPIESKVP; this is encoded by the coding sequence ATGAAGACCTATCTACTATCCATTTTTGAAAAGAAGAAAGGGGAGATCGACGCTCTCAACGGAATCCGAGCCATAGGGATTCTTATGGTAATGACCTATCATCTTTGGGTTTCCAAGAAACAAATGATGAGTCCCATGCCCGATATCCTTCTTTGGTTCATACGCAATCAATTGATGATCGTGGACGTATTTTTCGTTCTCGGCGGTTTCCTGAGTTATTACGGAGTGCTTTCTTCCTACGCTAAGGAAGGGGCTTTTCCGTATAGAAAGTTTCTTGTGAATCGTTCCCTACGGATACTGCCGGCCTATTACTTTGCATTAGCTTTTTCTTATTTTTATGCCAGAAATCAGATCATGGGGCTGGCATCCAATCCGAATCCTAGTCCGGAACTTCTGACTTTAATCGCTAAGGGACAGGCGGCTCTGGGATATATTTGGTCCGATGTTCTCTTTGTTTCCAATTATTTTCCGAGAGTGATGGATGTGGGTTGGTACGTTTCCATGGAGCAGCAATGCTATTTGGTTCTCGTAGCGCTCGGCCCCTTCTTCTTATTCAATAAGACTCTTAGAACGAGGGTCGTAATTCTCACAGTCCTTTACTTTATTCCTTTAGTCTGCAGATTCGTGGAGTATTCCCACGGAACGATGGATTATTTCGCCACATTCTACACCCAAAATCGTTTCGATTCTTTGGTGGCGGGAATGCTTTTGGCCGAGTACGTGGTCTGGAGAAAAAATAAGGGCCCTTTGACTAAATCGGAATATTATACATTCTTTGCATTGGGAACATTGCTTCTCGGTCTTTCCTACACTTTCGATTGGGATCATTGGATCCGACCTACTCTTACCACCAATTTTTATAATCTGGGTATAGCGGTACTCATTCTTCTCGGGATCCAGGATTACGGAATCGTGAAGAAGGTTCTCGGTTCCGTGATCTTCCGTCCGATCGCTCGAGTAAGTTTCACCGCTTATCTATGGAATATTCCGTTGATGGGAATCGCGACCCGTTGGGCGCTGAGAGGAGAAACCGTGATTACTCCTTGGGTGCTTCCTAAGTTTTATATCGTATGTTTCGGCTTCACTTTTTTGGTCTCTTGGATCATATTCTTGGCAATAGAACAACCGATCCTTTGGTGGAGGGATAGACCGAAGTCACCTATCGAATCCAAAGTTCCTTAA
- a CDS encoding LIMLP_15305 family protein produces the protein MAPNSPVQNYISRFQEEKGKIKLFLSKFPFYGDILKNHQYYDADRLARAELAKRLDSLKEPLRRIEEGFVRDRRMDLIGSTEVLLSVVERLKNEIVGANYGLNGIGTGFKATEAELEALAEWDYSLIKHAEELETKSKSHGLGAQPTVEAVREWVSNFRTELDEFDIALKKRREVFLK, from the coding sequence ATGGCACCGAATAGCCCGGTTCAAAATTACATTTCCCGCTTTCAGGAAGAAAAAGGAAAGATCAAACTCTTTCTTTCCAAGTTTCCGTTTTACGGAGACATTTTAAAAAACCACCAATACTACGATGCAGATCGATTGGCAAGGGCCGAATTAGCTAAAAGACTCGATTCTCTCAAGGAGCCTCTTCGTCGTATCGAAGAGGGTTTCGTTCGTGACCGAAGAATGGACCTAATAGGATCCACCGAGGTCTTACTATCGGTTGTGGAAAGATTAAAGAACGAAATCGTAGGAGCAAATTACGGATTGAACGGAATCGGAACGGGATTCAAAGCAACCGAAGCCGAATTGGAAGCCTTGGCGGAATGGGATTATTCTCTTATCAAGCACGCAGAAGAATTGGAAACAAAAAGCAAGTCCCACGGACTCGGAGCCCAACCTACCGTAGAAGCTGTAAGGGAATGGGTAAGCAATTTCAGGACGGAGTTGGACGAGTTCGATATCGCTCTTAAAAAACGAAGAGAAGTCTTTTTAAAATAA